A genomic stretch from Melospiza georgiana isolate bMelGeo1 chromosome 27, bMelGeo1.pri, whole genome shotgun sequence includes:
- the LOC131093801 gene encoding ubiquitin carboxyl-terminal hydrolase 42-like: MDWRQKRRPGAGLYNLGSTCYLNVILQCLTYTPPLANYLLSRQHSRFCSQQGFCMMCIMEDHVRKVLYSSAIAIRPRAVIRDLKWRTNNFFLLVIGEFKPDIPGDAYEFLRFTCLSCKTVFDFFKVFLDVLLKIKGASSLTTALEDFVKPKEVDGKKYFKCSKCKKKVAASKVVTVHHAPRVLTVCLGRADHRSSRKLSQVVEYPECLDLRPYTSDPAGEPILYSLYAVVVHTGHTCLGGHFFCYTKASNGQWYKMNDVSVDSCAIHTVLGQQAYLLFYARSSNSQMEEMASSSSSFPSVLSHGESSSQASSASPQAVPYKFSVTSCQRSSARSRSPQWSNDHHKGFIHTTNHSSSAMRRRKRTTPPDHDYTDKDATAPGPSKRSFQLSPEYRVTEEHLLPRERRYSRPSQQGYEFSRRFAKLREYHQSESKRRKHSFGTCRHKSQS, translated from the exons ATGGACTGGCGGCAAAAACGGAGACCTGGAGCAGGACTTTACAACCTCGGTAGTACTTGCTACCTCAACGTCATCCTGCAGTGCCTGACATACACTCCCCCTCTGGCTAATTACCTGCTCTCTCGTCAGCACAGCCGGTTCT GTAGTCAGCAGGGTTTCTGCATGATGTGTATCATGGAAGATCACGTTCGCAAGGTCCTCTATTCCTCAGCCATTGCCATCCGGCCGAGGGCTGTCATCAGGGACCTCAAAT GGAGAACTAATAACTTCTTTCTCTTAGTCATAGGAGAATTTAAGCCTGACATCCCGGGAGACGCCTACGAGTTCTTACGCT TCACATGCCTGAGCTGCAAAACAGTTTTTGATTTCTTCAAGGTCTTCCTGGATGTCCTTCTGAAAATCAAG GGAGCTTCATCCCTCACCACAGCTCTGGAGGACTTCGTGAAACCCAAGGAGGTGGATGGGAAGAAGTACTTCAAATGTAGCAA GTGCAAGAAGAAGGTTGCAGCCTCCAAGGTGGTCACAGTCCATCATGCGCCCAGGGTCCTCACGGTGTGCCTGGGAAGGGCTGATCATCGGAGCAGCAGGAAGCTCAGCCAG GTTGTGGAGTATCCTGAGTGCTTGGACCTTCGGCCATACACGTCTGACCCAGCTGGAGAGCCCATCCTCTACTCCTTATATGCTGTGGTGGTGCACACTGGTCACACCTGTCTGGGTGGGCATTTCTTCTGCTACACCAAG GCCAGCAATGGGCAGTGGTACAAGATGAACGATGTGTCTGTGGATAGCTGTGCCATCCACACAGTTCTGGGCCAGCAAGCCTACTTGCTGTTCTATGCCAG ATCCTCCAATTCACAAATGGAGGAAATGGCGTCTTCTTCTTCATCGTTCCCTTCCGTCCTCAGTcatggggagagcagcagccaggcaagTTCTGCATCACCACAGGCTGTGCCTTACAAGTTTAGTGTGACaagctgccagaggagcagtgccaggagcagatCCCCACAGTGGAGCAACGACCACCACAAAGGTTTCATCCACACCACcaaccacagcagctcagcaatgaggaggaggaagagaacgACTCCCCCAGATCATGACTACACTGACAAGgatgccacagctccagggcccTCCAAGAGGAGCTTCCAGCTTTCTCCAGAATACAGGGTTACTGAGGAACATCTCCTGCCAAGAGAGAGACGGTACAGCAGACCCTCACAGCAGGGCTACGAGTTCAGCCGACGGTTTGCCAAGCTCAGGGAGTACCACCAGTCAGAAAGCAAAAGGAGGAAGCACTCATTTGGAACCTGCAGGCATAAGAGTCAAAGCTAA